GTGTTATTCCTAGTTCATTAAGATTAAGTGTTTTattatcaacataattttttgttgcagCATCATGTGAGTTAGTAGGTTCTgctacatttattaatttattagaattcataataatattactaGCTGCATTATTTTGTCCATCTCTCCTAATGAACAAGTTAGTAGCTTGAGATATTGTTAAACTATCTACAGATATAGTAGTGTcgcgtttaaatttatcaacaggcatttttgttttttatatataaagaaaatttttttaactagatttaaaaaaaaacttaccatagattattaataatattctgaAAATCATGTccttcatctagttttttttaaatatataaacacaagTGTCCACACAATGAGGTATTCCCAAATTGAATTCCAtcactattataataaacaggactttttaaataattaaaaacttcaacTGGTTGTGGTTGTCCATAAGAgtcaaaacttagttttttatcTCCGTCTTTGTACcagcaaatccaatgaaatcccTGCATACGTGAATCTCCTGTATTTATTTGTTCCTGCTGGAACAGCCGTATTAAATGTTGCTTTAATTTGTACATCTATTGTTGATGATTTTAATCCTTCTGATGAACAAAAAGTGGGTATAAATCTTTATAGTCAGAAAGAGTTATATTGGTGTGTGTGATCAATTCATTCATTCCATAAAATTTTACACTAAACACCGCTGCATCTCTATAACCTCTTGAAAATTGCTGATTTTAGAATGACAAATTATAGTCAGCAGCAGGATATCTTTCTTGATTAAGCACAATGTGCATATTTTTCAAGTCGCAATAATCAAATACTGAAGTATTAGCATTTTGGTCTCCATCCTTACTTGTTTGAAATGCAACAATAATGTATCTTGGTTTTTCAGGAGATGTCTTTACGCTCAATCTCCAAGAAAATGTATTAGATAGTGGAACATATATAGTATCACACTGAGGCGCGCGAAAACTTACTGGAAGTGTCACTTTTGATTTGATAGATTTATAAAGATTAATCCTTTCTACATCTGATGGGATCACATGTGGTATAAacaatgatattttattaagattaaCTTTTCTTAAAGCTGCAGCAGCAAGCTTAAAAATTGCGTCAACATCACTTTTTCTTATAAGAGTTATTGTATGTTTAAACCCATAAATAACTTTGTTGTAATCATCACAGAATccaaaaatatatcttaaaggtatggaaaataaaaatgtttctttcGTAGTTGGTTTCTGAATTATGTATGCTTGTCTTAATGCAAACCCTGAGTTATCAGCAAGTACTGCTGTTGTTGCGGTATCTTTATACCATAATTGATTTAATCCTTGCGCTAATTGAAAGTCATTTGGGTATTTAAGCATTCCTAACATTGTAGTTGCTTGACCTGGGTGATGAATAGTTTGATAATTGGTATgatatttgacaaaataaatgcataataccATTATTTGTAAGCGTCGTTGCATCTGTATTAGCATAAGCTGTTCCATCAgcaaatttaacaatttgtcCTTCGAATAAGAGAAAAGCTTCAGGTGGAAGTGTGAACAAATCTTGTTTCTCAACGTTGACTCTTATTTCTCCAGCACTATTTTGATTTGTACGGGCCACTGGCTCATATTCATGGAACTCaaatctttcaattccattatcTACAATAGGCATTTCTGTAAAATTTTGTACTTCAgaagttatcttttttttttatatattcaatataaaaaaaaaaattttgattgacaattcttaaaaaaactaataattatataaaaaattacgaAGACCGCGTCCTTTTTTAACTAGATCTTctatttttatagcattttcatttgatactttttttactGATCTTATTGCAGATCccatcattattttatttacattagttGTTACATCATCTCCATTATTTCTTAGATCTTTAGATTCAGATTTCTTTAGATCATTAGATCCATTATTCATTAGATCTTTAGATCCaatcaaatttgaaattatttctccaattttttatttgccgCAGTGTTTGGTTGTGAAACTATTTTTGAAGATGCTTTATCAATtatttgtcttcttttttcaaCTGCAGCATTTCTAGCAGCTTCTATCGCTGATGTTGAAAGTTCTTGTCCTGCTGATTTAGCAGTTATTGCAGTTTTTCCTAAATCACTAGCAGCTAACTGCTTCAACATAGCTGATGATACTCTTGATACATTTGACGCTTTTATTCgtttaaataaaccttttatACTTTCAAATATACCACTTCCTCCAATAGCATGTTTCTTTATATGTCTCTTATTATGAAAAACTAGCATATTTTatgtactatatatatttttttaatatattttttatgtactatatatttttttgtatgcactgatatataattttaaactattttgtattGCTTTATACTGTAAACTATTTATTACACCTTGTCGTAATAATTCATCACAAATTGCAACAGCTTCATTTCTTGATCCAGTATTACCTGCTTTCCATGCAGCTATACGTAATTCAAGCATTTCAATTTACGCATTAGGGTCTCTAGGAGGAATTAAAGTTTGTATCACCTTTTGATTCACGCTtccctttttttgtttttgtttttgtctctCCAAACGGGGGCTATTGTTTCTCTGTATTTTCCACTCCGAGATGACTTTGGTTTGTATGGGTTTTCAGCAGTAATTGCAtctgtttgtattattatatctcgatatttttaaaggtcattttcattatatattgcCTTATTAGGATTAAACTTTGTTATCAACTCCCAAAGACCAGGAGTACCATAATATGTTTCACCATCAATAATTATATCATCATCATTAATATGTATTGGctgttttacaatatataatacatcATCTTTAGAATGTATTGCAAATGTAGTATCTGTAGATTTTTTACTACTAGTATACATTCTTAGATAATCAGTTGCAATTTTCCCGAGCTTCATAGCTTTATTTTCTTCATGAGAAGGCAATAGTTCTTTAGAATCAGATTTCGTTATCTCTCTATTTACTTTCTCAGCCATTATTTCAGGataagaatttgaaaaaaagagtGCAAATTTATTAGCTTGGTCTTGCAATTTAGatgagtttttcttttattccatCTTGACTGACAATTAATGGCTTGTACAATTTTTCTAAGTCTAACTGtaaattcattaattaattcTTTTGCACTTGCTCTAATTTGTTCAAGCatgactttaaatttttcaagttcactaatattattttaaattcactttcatttataaatttataaagctttagaaatatagtcatatattgtatttagttttgaatcagcaagtactttaatcttttcatacttttctgcttttaaatttaattttttattaacttgccCTCCTATTAATGATAAAACACCTGCTTCTAATGCTACAGTCTCACATGCAATAACTAATGGTGCCGCAATGCCTAATGGTGCCGCAGTGCCTAATGGAACCGCAGTGCCTAATGGTGCCGCAACTATGGTTGCTAAAATACCAATTCCAACAGTTCCAAGTGTCATAGTGCCTGCTAGTCGTGCATTATCAattgttgaaattatttttacagcTCTAggattttttacttaacatattTCACTTTTCTCTCTCACACTctatttctttttgaatatcaTTAATTGTGTTTAGACGATATATGTCCACTAATAATCTCATTTTCTTCATTAGGTGCATTTGAAAGATTTgggtatattttattatattcaggGCCGTACCAGGCCAACTTTGCGCTTCGGGCAAGCAATTAAAATTGCGCCCATCTcccaaaaaaatatacaaaaaacacattatatatatatatttacatgaaaaaaaattaattattcatCACAAAATTTATCGCATCAAGTTAAAAGAACAATTTGTCACCAATGTTTCACAAACTTCAGTTCAAGTTCACTTTTCTCGCTTTTTTGGAGGCAAAGTCACTAATGACATCATCAAAATCAAGTGCGTTGGCCACTTCATGTTCAATTGAAACTACTGCCAGACAAGACAAACGTTCTTGGCCCATACTTGAtctcaaatagttttttatgatCTTAAGTTTACTGAAACTTCTTTCACACGTGGCAACTGTAACTGGTAAGGTGAGGAAGATGCGAATAGCAATTGCCGTGTTAGGATAAGCATCAGTCAATAAGTATTTATGAATGAGCTGCAAAATGTCCATCGGGCtagatttttcaaagttttccaTCATGGCAGCAGCTTGATATTTAAAGCTTGCCATTTCTGACTGGAAATCTGAAGAATCTAAATCTGCCTTGtaaattttagacaaatttttGGCTTTAGTCTTAAGTTCATCCACTGAACTTTTGGAGAGAGAATGTCCACTGAGGAAGTCAAAATCTGAGGATACTGCAGACATAGCTTCAAACCGCCACTCGATTTGTGTGAGAATGCTGTCAAACACAAGGTTGCACTGGGATCCAAAATCTGTTTCTGGTGACAAACGGCAAAAGTCATCTTCAGCTTCATAAAGAGCCATCTGCTTCACTTTGCGCTTTCTCTTCATAGAAAAGTCTCCTTTAATTCCAATTTGGATAGCTGTTTCTGCAGCAGCTTTGATAATGTTGTCCACCTCAACATCTCTCAGATTCTGAATGGAAGCTTTCAgtcctttcattttttttgctgcaatgtcaattgaaatgtttttagaCTGAAGCATTTGTTTTCCCGGTCAATTAAAGAAAGAATTTGACACCAAAAATCCAACAAACACAGAAAACTGAAATCAATTTGAACAATGAGCTCTTTTGCACTGCAAACTGAGACAGCATTTGTCTTGGGAGTGTGAATTATGGATTCCAAAACTTgaataacttcttttatttGTCTGTGTAGTGGGATGATTGCTTCTTTTTTGGCAGACCATCTTGTATCACTATTTCCCTTTAGTGAGATGGTCAATGTTTTCATCAGTTTTTCCCATCTTAAGGTAGAACTtgagaaaaagttaaagatgGCTTGAACTTTTCCAAAGAATGTAATCATGAATGGAGAAACTTCAGCAGCATGGACACCAACAAGGTTTAAAGTGTGAGCTGCACATGGAACAAATCTTGCAAACTCATTCAGAGAATGGATGTGAGCTTGGACGCCATTATATTTTTCAGACATATTGGCTCCATTGTCGTAACCTTGGCCCCGACAATCGAAATGCTCAGGCCATCCTTCTCCAGTTTTTCGGTGATTTCAGCTGCAAGGCCCTTTCCAGTTTTTTCGTGAGATTCAATGAAGTCCACAAAGCTTTCCTCAATTGTACAGGTTTCCTCAGTGATGTGGACATACCTGATTATTTGGGTCATCTGCTCTTTGTGGGAGGCATCTGGAGTGCAGTCAAACAAAACAGAGTAGTATTTAGCTTCTCTGACATTTGACAAAATTTCATTCCTGACTTTCTGCCCAAGTAACTCAATCAGCTCAGTTTGAATTCGAGGAAAAAAGTAGGATGTTGTGGTTTTCTTTGCCTTAACGGATGCAACGTGTTCAGCCACTAAAGGATAATAATGGCTTATCAGCTCAATTAAGTTCAGAAAGATGCCATTGTTTTGCTCTCCAATTACTTCTGTTGAACCCCGAAGGGCAAGATTGTTCTTGGCACAGAACAAAATTGCATCAACAATCACTTTCAAGATATCTCTCCACTTTTTCATCACTCCGTTGATAACTCTCTGCAGATCAGAATTCTTTCAGATCATTTTCTTTGCAGATCAAAGGTCTTTCCTTCCTTGAgatttttttccagatttttccAATCAGAATAGCATCTTTGGTGTTCATTGCTGTTTTCTTGTTCTGGAATTCTTGGGTTTAGTTTTTTCCAGTCACAAAATCCTTttgaaatttctgaaaaattgttGGTTTTTGTCGTTGAAAATAGCAgacagcaaaaacaaaacaaagaatattttttgttgctgtaCAGCAGCCAGtagcaaacaaatttttcacCATTGGGATGAATTTTTTCATACCATTTTGAGCTGAAGTGTCGCATTCTGTTGTCAAAGTCACAAAGTGTGTTTGGGAAAAATTCTCTTCTTTCTTGCTCCGGCCCATGCTGAATCAAAAAGCACCTTGTTTTATCTGTCATTTTAGGCCATGTAGCTGGATCACTGTGTTGAAAGTTTTCTCCTGAGGTTGCTGAAATTTCTGAGATTTCAGGAGGAAATTCACTGTTGCCCATTTCAATTGGTTTGGAAAGCTGAGAATTTCTATCTTCTTGTGCTTCTGAATCATTTGGTCCAAATTCGTCTTGACTTTGGCCAATAAAAATCTCCTCTTCAATTAATTCCAATGGATGATATGAATTGTTGCTGAAATTTCTGAGATTTCAGGAGGAAATTCACTGTTGCCCATTTCAATTGGTTTGGAAAGCTGAGAATTTCTATCTTCTTGTGCTTCTGAATCATTTGGTCCAAATTCGTCTTGACTTTGGCCAATAAAAATCTCCTCTTCAATTAATTCCAATGGATGATATGAATTTAAGTCAGTAATTAAAGATGTAGCAGCAACTTCAGCTGTTGAATCATTATCAACTTCATTGCAAATATCCtctgaaataatttgtttttccacAGAAGAGTTTGTTACCAACCacttcttaaaacaatttcttaGTTTTGCGTCACTTTCAAGACGGTCTcttcttttcttcttaaattcagcaccagataatttttttgcacgattcattgtaaaaaataatgttcagaaaatacaactttttagtgTTTAAGGGCGCTCTTCTGTTTGGTAAAtgagcttttattttaaagttcgtCAGAAGGcgcaattttaattaattttcttatcaACATAAAAGTGACGCCACGCAAATTAGTTTCAtaatgtgaaaataaataaattaatttgggGAATTTTGCGCTCTCCCAATTTTGGCGCCTCAGGCCGCGGCCCGGCTGGCCCCGCCCTTGGTACGGCCCtgattatattctttttttttaaatatttacaataaattaacaaaacataaactccttttttaatcaatacatcagaattagaattattaacaacatttaCTACAATATCATCAACAGTCCCTGATATTACAGAATTTTGTaaacttaacatttttaatttaagttctTGTTTTAGTGACTCAACTAACTCAACACCTTCATTAACTGATACACCaaactttaaaagaatataCTGATGTGatagagattttattttaatgtcattttgtgcaaatatttcatatttattctaatttattaataCTGAAGGGTGCTCTAAATCTTTGTGTAGCCTATAATGTACTTTAAGAAGTATTTT
Above is a window of Hydra vulgaris chromosome 10, alternate assembly HydraT2T_AEP DNA encoding:
- the LOC136086076 gene encoding uncharacterized protein LOC136086076, which produces MNNGSNDLKKSESKDLRNNGDDVTTNVNKIMMGSAIRSVKKVSNENAIKIEDLVKKGRGLLQNFTEMPIVDNGIERFEFHEYEPVARTNQNSAGEIRVNVEKQDLFTLPPEAFLLFEGQIVKFADGTAYANTDATTLTNNGQATTMLGMLKYPNDFQLAQGLNQLWYKDTATTAVLADNSGFALRQAYIIQKPTTKETFLFSIPLRYIFGFCDDYNKVIYGFKHTITLIRKSDVDAIFKLAAAALRKVNLNKISLFIPHVIPSDVERINLYKSIKSKVTLPVSFRAPQCDTIYVPLSNTFSWRLSVKTSPEKPRYIIVAFQTSKDGDQNANTSVFDYCDLKNMHIVLNQERYPAADYNLSF
- the LOC136086077 gene encoding zinc finger MYM-type protein 1-like, giving the protein MKGLKASIQNLRDVEVDNIIKAAAETAIQIGIKGDFSMKRKRKVKQMALYEAEDDFCRLSPETDFGSQCNLVFDSILTQIEWRFEAMSAVSSDFDFLSGHSLSKSSVDELKTKAKNLSKIYKADLDSSDFQSEMASFKYQAAAMMENFEKSSPMDILQLIHKYLLTDAYPNTAIAIRIFLTLPVTVATCERSFSKLKIIKNYLRSSMGQERLSCLAVVSIEHEVANALDFDDVISDFASKKARKVNLN
- the LOC136086078 gene encoding zinc finger MYM-type protein 5-like; translated protein: MGNSEFPPEISEISATSGENFQHSDPATWPKMTDKTRCFLIQHGPEQERREFFPNTLCDFDNRMRHFSSKWYEKIHPNGEKFVCYWLLYSNKKYSLFCFCCLLFSTTKTNNFSEISKGFCDWKKLNPRIPEQENSNEHQRCYSDWKNLEKNLKEGKTFDLQRK